ATATAAATTAGCATAGAACAACCGCATTTTAATTCCCCCGAATTCGGGGGAATTATTTTTTCAAAACAGTTCCGATTTATCTACTAGATTTCTCCTATTAGTGAAGGACAAGAAATCCCCACAAGGCAGAGCCACCAGCTCTGTCTTTCTTTTTGTCCCAAAACCAATATTTTTATACACATGCCGGCTCTCTCGTGGTACAATAAATCCACAGATGAGCCGGTTGTTTGAAAGGAGAACAACATGAAAAAACAACCGAAACAGCAGAAAATTACTGCACTCTATGAAAGATTGTCCCGAGATGATGAATTATCGGGAGACAGCAACAGCATTATTAACCAGAAGAAGCTTTTGGAGAAATATGCCACAGAACAGGGATTTACGAATCTCATTCACTACACCGATGATGGATGGTCAGGCACTAATTTTGAGCGTCCTGACTGGAAGCGATTACTGAACGATATTGAAGATGGTCTTGTAGGCTGTGTCATTGTAAAAGATATGAGCCGTATTGGACACAATTACCTACAGGTAGGTTTTTATACAGATGTACTATTTCGTGAGAAACAAGTCCGCTTCATTGCCATTACCAATGGTGTAGACAGTATCAACGGAGAAAGCAACGAATTTGCTCCATTTCTTAATATCATGAATGAGTGGTATGTAAGAGACACCAGCCGCAAAATCAAGTCTGTCCTCCATGCAAAAGGTATGGAAGGCAAGCATCTCACTGGAAATGTTATTTACGGATACAAGAAAGATCCAGAGGATGCAAACCACTGGCTGATTGATGAAGAAGCCGCTGCAAATGTACGATGTATTTTTCAGCTAATCATTGACGGACTGGGACCATCACAGATTGCCAGACTGCTTACCTCTGAAAAAGTGGAACGTCCCTTTTACTATCTTGCAATACAGGGACTTGGCAGTTGCAAAGGCTCTTGTGATATGTCAAAGCCATACACTTGGACAGCCAGCACCATTACTGATATGCTGAAAAAGCAAGAGTACATGGGTCATACCGTTAATTTCCGTAATTACAAAGAATCCTACAAAGACAAGCTCTCCAAAAAAGTGGATCCAGAAGACTGGGTTATCTTTGAAAATACACAGGAAGCGATTGTGGATGAAGATACTTGGAATATGGTTCAGAAGATTTGAAAGACAAAGAGACAGCCCTGCAAACGTGGTTATGTAAATCCATTAACAGGTCTGATGTTTTGTGCTGACTGTGGTGCGAAGATGTATAATCATCGTACTGGCGGCTATGAGAAGAAAGATGCAGATGGAAATCCGACTGGCAAGTACACCAATGCACAGGATAACTACCATTGTTCCACCTACAGCCTTAATAAGACCAATTTCGTGGATAAATGCACACAGCACCATATTCGTACTGATGTGGTCAGAGAATTGATTTTAGAGACGATTAAAGCCACCTGCGGATTTGTTCGTGAGCATGAAGAAGAGTTTATTGCAAAGGTAAGAAATGCTTCTGAAATTCAAAGAGCTGATGCTGCCAAGTCTTTACAAAAACGTCTTTCAAAAGAAGAGAAAAGAATTATCGAATTGAATCAACTAATCAAAAAGATTTATGAAGATAATGTCAAAGGGAAATTATCAGACAAGCGTTTTGAAATTCTCCTCGAAGAATACGAAAACGAGCAATCCAATTTAGAAGAATCTGTTGCCAATCTGCAATCAAAATTATCATCCTATACAGAAGATTCTAACCGAGTAGATAAGTTTGTTGAATTAGTTCACAAATATACTGACTTCACCGAACTTACTACTCCCATGATTCACGAATTTGTAGATAAAATTGTGGTTCATGAGGCAGACAAATCTTCTGGTGTGCGTATGCAGCAGATTGATATTTATCTAAAATATGTTGGAAAACTCGATGCTCCAATGAAGGAATTGACTCCCGAAGAATTCAAAGTGGAAGAAAAGAAACGTAAGAAGCGTGCTTGGAATCGCAATTATATGCGCCGCAAGTACGAGAAAGAAAAGGCTGAACGTGAAGCCTTAGAACTGCAAAAGGCAGCCGAATAATCGGCTGTCCTAGAAATACCCTAATGAACGGCATTCATGTGAATGCCGAAGGAAATCCAAACGTTTGGATAACGCAGGTCGTGAATACGAATTCTTTTTACACCAGCCGCTTTCGAACCTCGATCCATTTCATGATGCAGATAACTTTTTGTAATGTTAAACAATCTCGTATGTTCATCGATTTTGTATATCATTCCAAAATAATCCTCCAATTCATTATAAAGAAATTCTGGTAGTTCAATCACACGATTTCCCTTGTCGGTCTTTGGTGTGGTGGTGTATTCAATCCCATCAATTCTTTGTACCTGCTTATCAATCTTTAATGTTCTCTTTTCTAAATTGATATCTCCACGCTCTAGTGCAAGCATTTCGCTCATTCGTACTCCTGTCCAATACAAAATCTCAAAGGCATAATATGAGATTGGTTTATCTTTGATTGCATCCGCAAATTTGGTATATTCTTCTTTCGTCCAGAACAACATTTCCTTTGCCTTTGCTTTCCCCATCTTTTTACCCTTGCTACAAGGATTCTTTGCCAAGTCATAGTAGCGGACTGCATGATTAAATATTGCCGTCAGCTGATTTTGAAGTGTTCGCAGATACGTCTAGGCATAGCCTTTATCATTTTCATCTCGCTTACTTAACAGTTCGTTCTGCCACTGTAAAATATCTGTAGGAGAGATTTCTGATAAACTCTTTTCTTCAAAATACGGTCTAATATGGGTATTGATGATATGAACCTTTGTCCTGTAGGTGTTCAGCTTAATCTGCGGTTTAATGTCGGAAAGATAAACATCAATAAAGACTCCAAATCCCATATTGATATCCTTACTTTTCTTTGCCAAAAAATCCCGCTCATATGCTAATGCATCCTTTTTGGTCTCAAAACCTCGTTTATCATGTTGTTTCTTTTTCCCCTGCCAATCGGTATAGCGCAGAGATACTCTCCAACGCTTCCCATCATAGCCATTCCAATTATCTTTAAAAACTGACACTATTCATTCCCCCTTTCGTGCCAATGTGCCATATCATAATTCACATCACTCTTAATACTGGTTTCTAGATCACTTTTTGCTGTGAGCAACATTCGGATCAAATAATTCTTCTTATTCACAATCCTTGTATCCTGAGAAACATCATCAAATTTTTCAAGAACATATCGGATGGCTCCACTGTCGAGACGATAAAATTGATTTCCCATTGACCTTGCATCGTAGATTTCACCATTATTAAAAGTAATTGTTCTATCTGTGGCGATAATCTCACTCATATAGTCAAGCAAGGCATCTACCATTGCACCATCTCCATCAAAAACTAGAGTTTCATAACTGATTAGATATTTCAGCTCCTCTATGACACGTGCTTTGATTTCATATTGTGATAACTGGCACTCCCTACATTCTTGTAATAGATGGTGATAGGATAAGATTTGACACAACTCACGATATTCAAACCGTTCTATCAACTCCTGCATGGGAACCAGACTTTTTGATATCGTAGGTATTACTTCTGTCTCTCCATCCTTCCTCTGAAAGATTGATTGATGATTATTTACTCTTTTGTTATTTACTTTGTTATTAATTACTTGTGTTGGATGTTCCGTATGCGGTATGCCCGTAATCGAAGGAATCGTTTTCGATTTCTCCGTGAACGGATTTACCGTAATCGGATTTTCCAATTGCGGTGGGACTGGTACCTGATGCACTTCAATCACATTTTTACCAAAGCGCCCTCTCCCAGTTCTCTCTTGTCCACCAGTCAGATATCCTCTTTTCATTAATTCATTCACACTAGATCGGATGCAATCCACACCGTCTGGTAGAATTTTTGAAAAGCCTTTCAAATTAAAATCCCAATTGTCTGATAGGGACAATATTGTTACCAGCATTCCTCGATCTCTCAAACTAAGCTTTTGATCAAGTAAAATATCTTTGCTTACGTTCACATATAGTCCTTGGGTTTTGTTCTTTAAAACTGCCAAAAAATCACTCCTTTCAATTGAAAAGGGGCGGCGACTATGCTAGAATACATTTATATGTAACGTACATGCATAGTCATGTGCCCAAGCTCCTGCTCCAACAGGGGCTTTTTCTTTTCTCTAAAATTCATCACCAGTTACCTCTTCATGCATGCTTCTTCGTAATAGATACGATTGATTTTTCCACTCATTACAAGTAACTTCGGATTTTCTTTTTTCATTCGTTCCGATAATTCCTTAATAATGGCGTATCCTTTGCTTCGACAAACTCCCCAATCAGCACATACCTCGTTTACATCTACATAAACTGTTTTTTCCATCACTTCCATACATTTCTCTCCTCTCGGGTAATATGTGGAATAGAAATAAATTTATTACTATCTTGATTTTATTATACAGAAACATATTTATTTCTGTTCTTTCTATTTTTTCTATTCTATGATAAAATGGGTTCATCATTAAGAAAATGAGGTGATTTTTGAGATGTCAGTTGGATACAAAATAAGAGCCATACGTGATCTAAGAGGTATGACTCAAAAAGAACTTGGTATCAAAGCTGGATTTTCAGCTGCTACTGCCGATGTTCGAATACGACAGTATGAAAGTCATAAAATGATTCCAAAAGAAGATAAGTTAAAAGAGATTGCAACCGCTCTTGATGTAGATGTAAGTGCATTAAAAGATCATGATATCTATTCTGATCTAGATCTGATGCAGATCTTATTTGAATTAGAGAAAAATCACGGACTGGTAATAGAAAAGGAAGCCGATCGGTATGTATTGTCATTTGACGAGTCACACCCATTGTTTCGATACACTAACTATAAGCTCGACAGCTGGTACCGAGCCAAATCACAACTTCTATCCTATTCAGAAGATTCAGGATATGATGATAAAGAATATTTACTTTGGAAATACAGATTCCCACTTGATACTATGGAAATAGAGAAAACAAATGCGGCTAAAGTACAGGAAAAATACAAGCCGTTTGTGAATAACTCTTATAGTATAAAAAAAGTTAATGAATTTATTCTTTTATTTGAAAAATTAATTAGAAGTGGATTTGATATACAGATTGCTTCAGCTCCTGAAAGATCTGGAATCGGAACCTTTGTTTGCTGTGCAATATTTAAACATTCAGAATTGTTAGAAGCTACTGGTGATGCAGCCAATGCTTATGCGGAGTATCTTTCTATGATAACCTATCTGGAGAAGTCAGGAATAGAGATTGAGAGGGAGACGAACTCTTTTGATGGTGAAACACTGTTAGGGGTTTACTTTTATAGCTCTGTGTTGTCCACTGCGCTGAACCATACAGTGTGGGAAATAATTGCGGCATATAAAGCTGGGACGTTAGATGACAAGATAATGCAGATGCAGTATAAGGATTCCTTGCAAACATTTGACGTTGCTCTAAATTAAACTTAATATTACTTTAATCACTTCTTATTTTTCAAAAAATAAGAAGTGATTTTTACTAAAAGCACTGTTAAAGGCTGGTTTTCAGAAAAAAGACGTCCCTCTCTTGTATCTAACTTCTGTGTTTGATATATATTTAGAAGAAATTAACGCATTATTAACTGCATGCGGTTACGAAGAATTATTTCCAGGGAATCCCTATGATTGGCTTATTCTCTGTACATCTACTACAGACAATCCTATCGCTTCATTGAGAGATGCAATCGCACCAATTGAATACTCTTAAAATACTCTTTGTTCTGATGGCAGTTGTCATCAGCATAGCTGCCATCAGAACTAAATATATAATTTTGTCGAATAGACTCCCCCTTTACAAGCACTCAAAGAAATTGCAGCTTCATTAAAAACATGTACGTACGATGTAATCATTGGGGAATTGCACGTATTAATAATTAAAATATTGAATCCCAAATCCCCTTAATTGCTGAACCCACTACAACTGCTGCACCAATTCCAACAGCTGCTGGAATCCATACTGGCGCTGTAGTAGTTGCTAGAGCTGTCGCAACTCCTGCGGAAACCACCGTTGCTGCTGCGCTTCCACCAGCTGCTGATATTCCACCGCCAACCGTTTCTTTTGCAACTCTACCAACAAATTCTTCACCATCAATTGTGCCTTCCAACAAATCTTTTCCTGCACTAATCGTTTCAATTCCACCTGAAATAACTCCTCCTGCAATACCCGAACTCCCAGCCATTTTTGCTAATGATTGTGCCGAAAGTTTTCCTCCAATTGTTTCCACCGCGATTCTGCTTGTATCAGCTGATGAAATACCGGTAGAAGTCATTTTCTGTGTCACATTAGTCCCTTTGCTCGCAAGATTCTCAACCGCTTTTTCATAAGCTTGTACTGTTTCATTTGTCCCCATTAACTTAGTGCCTGCATATTTTCCATTTGAAGCCTGCTTAATAGTCTTAGAAATTGACTGTGCTGTATCTTTCAATTGACTTCTACCAACCACGGTTCCGTTATTCATCAAAAGAACATCATCTCTAACAGCAGTTGTTGATTTCGATAAAATACCTTTTGTCCCATTTACTAAATTTCTTGGGTTCATTGTTTGAGCATCTTTATACAATACTTCATGTACAATACCTTTCAATTGAGGGTTATTACCTGCTCTCTCAAACGCTTCCATCCCAACTTTTGTTTCATATGTCTTTCTTGCTATTGCGGTTGCAGTTCCATAATTACTTTCCATTTTTGTTACCTCCATCTTAAATTGATTTTTATTGTTCTTAACGATCGGGCTTAATAGCCCGCATCATTCATTTCCTGTTCCCAGTTATCTGGTGTCTCTGTTCGACAGTCTAAATTTCCATCACTGTCATACCAGTCTGTATATCCGTCCTCGTCATCGTATCCTGCGAATCTTTCTCCGTCAGAATCATTATTGCTCCAGTATCTGTCAGGTTCATCAAATAAATCAAACATGCTTCTCCTCCTTTCAATTAGATAATTAATCTGTTTCTAACGATGGGCTAAATAGCCAATATTGTTCATATCCTGTTACACCTCCTTTTTCACCATACTTTGTTATATAAAGACAACGCTGTTATCCTATCCTGCAAGTTATCATCATAAGGTAAGATTGTCTTAATTTCATAGAAGTCACCTGTCCTTCTTATCGCCATTACAAGTTCTGGGCTCTCACATAATGGGCTTTCAATATGTAATGGCATAAACCATGAAACCTTTCCACTCTTTCCTGAATAAGAAGCTTTTGCATATGAATGATCCCTATGTTGCATCCTGATTCCTCTTTCGAGTGCACTTATAAGCTGGCCAGCGATCCTTGCATCACTCTGCCCCTGTATACAATCAGGGAATCTTTCCTTTCGTTGCTGAATAATATGCATCAAACAGTTCTGATTAATATCAAAATCATCAATTATTGGATTAAAGATTTCTGTTCCCGCATCAAAGAAATTGATTGGTTCTAGTTCCTTCGCTGACTGTTCTTTAGTAAATCCATTATTCAGATAATCCTGCTTGCTCTGAATAACTGATTCTGCAATATACGTTTGATACTTTTCATAAAATCTGTATAATATTAGAAAGTCCTTCCCAAACAGATTCATCATTCCTGTATTTACGATTACAGATTTAATATTATTAACAACATAGAATTCATCTCTATTCTGTGCTACTAACTGGCTCACTCTTGTTCCAATGATTTTGATATATCTGTCTAATCCCCAAATAGACTTCCAATTCGGAAAAAGGAGATTATCATAAACGTCTTTTGTCAACTCTTGAATATGTTCATCATTTCTTGCATATACTGCTTCAAAATCATACTTGTTTTCGTTTTTCACAGTATCAACTTCCTCTTCTAGTCTTCCAGCATTTTGCAATCTATACTGTTCTTTAAATTTACTTAGATGACCACGTAACTTTCTTTCTTGACAAGAATTTTTTCGGCACATTCCATTTACAAGATAGTCTGGAGTTCCTACAAAATATCCGCTATAATAATCACTTCTTTTTATCAGTGATATCATAACTGGTTTCTCAAAATCTGCTTTCATTCCTGTATCCAACCAAACCATATTGATCGTGGTATCATTCATATTCTTGATATTAAGATCATTATCTAGGTAATACTTTGTGCTGTCTAATTTTGAAATATGAGCTTCAACTCTATTCATATCCGGAATATGTCCGGTAATTCGATAAATTTCATCAGAGACCGCTTCTTCATCTGTTATTACAAATATTTCATTAATTACTCTTTCCATAAGAGCACCTCCTTATTTTTTGTGGTATAATGGTACTGAATTATTTATTCTCTATATCCTCTTTACAAGATTATAATACTACTGATTTGTAACAACCTGAATGATATAGAATTGAACTTGTGTTGATGTCAATTCCCATCAAGTTCTTGACCAAAAATTGACGTCAATTAATAAAATAATTGAATATGTGGAGGGAGATTTTTATGATCTTGAACTATGCAATACTACTTGAATTTTTGAATGACCAGAATGTACAAGGACAAGAAGTTGCCGAATGGCTTGGTACCGTGCCGGAAACAATAAGCAGAATCAAGAATAACAATAAAAATATGATAAAAGGAATTGCTCCAGAAAATTTTTATATAAATGTATTCTGCAAAAAAGACTCTCTTAAAGATTATCAAGGCATAAAGTGTCTTTATTCTTTTCTTGAATCCAAAGACTGTATTACCGATTATATTCACAATGAATATTTAAATTATGAGAAAAAATATAAGATTGACAGTTCATCAGCTGCCAAAGACTTTTTAATGACTATATTAAGAGAGACATCATATAATAAAAATAAAGATGCTTCAGAATCTAAAAAAGCTAACCAACTAATTTCTGCAGTGCAAGAATCTACTGCTACATCAATACGCTTCAACAAATTTAAAAATCCGATTCAAAACAATACCTTCTTTGGGCGAAAAAAAATGTTTGATGATATCCGTAGAATACTAGAAGAAGAAGGAACCTGTATTGTTTATGGAATTGGTGGATTAGGAAAATCCTACTGTTCTTTAAAATATGCTTTGGAATATGCAAATGACTACAGTCAGATCCAACAGGTTATATTTTCAACAGACATCAAAAGCACACTATTAAAAATTCCTTTCAATGGACTTGATGAATCTCATCTGACCGAGGATGAAATATTAGAAAAGCGTTTTTCAATCTTAGCAACGTTTTCTGAAGATACTCTCCTAATCATAGACAATATGGATATCATGCCTGCGGATAAAGATAATTATGAGCGATTAAAACAACTTTCAATGCATGTGATATTCACTACTCGTGAAACTCAAATTGATGCATCTAAATTTCAGCTTCCGATCGAGCCCCTTTCTAAGGAAGAGCAGTTAGAACTATTTACACATTATGGGCAATTCAACATAACACCAGAAGATTTGCCTGCGTATTATAATCTTTTTGAAATGGTCCAAGGGCATACCTTGCTTTTAGAATTGATTGCAAAAACAATGGCCGCAGAAACCTTAACCCCAGAAGAGATGACAGCAATACTGTATAGCCCTGAAGATGATGACATCAGTAAAATTCCTATTGAAAAGGACAATCAATACCAGCAGGAAAAAATGAATAAGTTTGTATCAAAACTATTTGATACAAGCAAGCTTTCTGATCCACAAAAAGAAATCTTGATGAAATTATCATTAACTTCTATCAGTGGAATACGGCAACGCCTATTTAAGCAACTGCTATCATGTGATAATTCAAATATAAACGCCTTAATAAGCCAAAGTTGGATAATACAAAATCGCCCTGGAAGTGCAGACTCATTTAAAATACATTTACATCCTGTAATCCGATCTGCAGTAGTTAACAATACGGAACCAGCAATTGAAAACTGCCATTCCTTTACATATAAGATAGTATCTTTATTAAAAGAAGCCCAAAATTCTATTTCCATCTGTGACAAAACAGACCTATGCGATATTATTGCTAATTCTAGCGATATGTTTTCTTTTGGCATAAAGGACATAGATCTTTTATTTGACATGGCACAGATTTTATGGGGCAATTTTTTCTATACTTATGCATACAAAGTTTACCTCATAGGAATATCAATCTTAAAGGAATTATAGTGGCTCAGTTGTCAAGACAAAAATCTAAGATTTTTATAATGAACTGATATGGTGGATAAGTGACAAGGAGTATGGGGAAGGCAGTGGAACACCCCCCAGATCCATATATGCATCAAGCTACATAGGGCAGTAGCATTGCCGGGTAGTAGCATTCAGCCGGTTTTTGATAGTCAAGGGCAGAATGACATCTTTCAAAATTATAAGTGAAAATATATCGTCCGATAGCGGCTCTGGCTTCTTTGATATTGTTATATTGTGTAAGGTACGCTTCTTCATATTTGAAGCTACGAAACCAGCGTTCAATCATGATGTTGTCAGCCCAACGGCTTTTCCCATCCATGCTTTGGCGAATTCCATTTTTCTTTAAGAATTCAATATATTGTTGACTTGTAAACTGACATCCTTGATCGGAATTTAAAATTTGTGGCTTTGCAACCTTAAAAGCCTTTTTCAAGGCATTGACAACCATTCGGGTATCAAGTGTATCATCGACTTCCCAGCCGACAATACAGCGGCTGTACCAGTCGATTACAGCAGTCAGGTACAAAAATCCATGCCGGATGGGAATATATGTAATGTCAATCGACCAAGCCTGATTAGGCTTGTCTATGACAGCATTGCGGAGAAGATAAGGGAATACCTTAGCTTGCTGCATCCGCTTCGAAAGGTTCATCTTTGGGTAGATTGGATGAATGTCCATTTCGCTCATGTAGCGGCGTGCTTTCCGGCGACCAACATGATAACCACGAAGCTTCAACTGTGCTGACATCTGCCTGGCACCCCAGGTCGGAT
The window above is part of the Novisyntrophococcus fermenticellae genome. Proteins encoded here:
- a CDS encoding tyrosine-type recombinase/integrase gives rise to the protein MSVFKDNWNGYDGKRWRVSLRYTDWQGKKKQHDKRGFETKKDALAYERDFLAKKSKDINMGFGVFIDVYLSDIKPQIKLNTYRTKVHIINTHIRPYFEEKSLSEISPTDILQWQNELLSKRDENDKGYA
- a CDS encoding IS3 family transposase; its protein translation is MTTKELPASVGAKLLDINRTSIYYKGTPVSEEELACKEIIDHLHTDNPTWGARQMSAQLKLRGYHVGRRKARRYMSEMDIHPIYPKMNLSKRMQQAKVFPYLLRNAVIDKPNQAWSIDITYIPIRHGFLYLTAVIDWYSRCIVGWEVDDTLDTRMVVNALKKAFKVAKPQILNSDQGCQFTSQQYIEFLKKNGIRQSMDGKSRWADNIMIERWFRSFKYEEAYLTQYNNIKEARAAIGRYIFTYNFERCHSALDYQKPAECYYPAMLLPYVA
- a CDS encoding recombinase family protein; protein product: MKKQPKQQKITALYERLSRDDELSGDSNSIINQKKLLEKYATEQGFTNLIHYTDDGWSGTNFERPDWKRLLNDIEDGLVGCVIVKDMSRIGHNYLQVGFYTDVLFREKQVRFIAITNGVDSINGESNEFAPFLNIMNEWYVRDTSRKIKSVLHAKGMEGKHLTGNVIYGYKKDPEDANHWLIDEEAAANVRCIFQLIIDGLGPSQIARLLTSEKVERPFYYLAIQGLGSCKGSCDMSKPYTWTASTITDMLKKQEYMGHTVNFRNYKESYKDKLSKKVDPEDWVIFENTQEAIVDEDTWNMVQKI
- a CDS encoding DUF3825 domain-containing protein — translated: MERVINEIFVITDEEAVSDEIYRITGHIPDMNRVEAHISKLDSTKYYLDNDLNIKNMNDTTINMVWLDTGMKADFEKPVMISLIKRSDYYSGYFVGTPDYLVNGMCRKNSCQERKLRGHLSKFKEQYRLQNAGRLEEEVDTVKNENKYDFEAVYARNDEHIQELTKDVYDNLLFPNWKSIWGLDRYIKIIGTRVSQLVAQNRDEFYVVNNIKSVIVNTGMMNLFGKDFLILYRFYEKYQTYIAESVIQSKQDYLNNGFTKEQSAKELEPINFFDAGTEIFNPIIDDFDINQNCLMHIIQQRKERFPDCIQGQSDARIAGQLISALERGIRMQHRDHSYAKASYSGKSGKVSWFMPLHIESPLCESPELVMAIRRTGDFYEIKTILPYDDNLQDRITALSLYNKVW
- a CDS encoding DUF6017 domain-containing protein, with protein sequence MAVLKNKTQGLYVNVSKDILLDQKLSLRDRGMLVTILSLSDNWDFNLKGFSKILPDGVDCIRSSVNELMKRGYLTGGQERTGRGRFGKNVIEVHQVPVPPQLENPITVNPFTEKSKTIPSITGIPHTEHPTQVINNKVNNKRVNNHQSIFQRKDGETEVIPTISKSLVPMQELIERFEYRELCQILSYHHLLQECRECQLSQYEIKARVIEELKYLISYETLVFDGDGAMVDALLDYMSEIIATDRTITFNNGEIYDARSMGNQFYRLDSGAIRYVLEKFDDVSQDTRIVNKKNYLIRMLLTAKSDLETSIKSDVNYDMAHWHERGNE
- a CDS encoding helix-turn-helix domain-containing protein, producing MSVGYKIRAIRDLRGMTQKELGIKAGFSAATADVRIRQYESHKMIPKEDKLKEIATALDVDVSALKDHDIYSDLDLMQILFELEKNHGLVIEKEADRYVLSFDESHPLFRYTNYKLDSWYRAKSQLLSYSEDSGYDDKEYLLWKYRFPLDTMEIEKTNAAKVQEKYKPFVNNSYSIKKVNEFILLFEKLIRSGFDIQIASAPERSGIGTFVCCAIFKHSELLEATGDAANAYAEYLSMITYLEKSGIEIERETNSFDGETLLGVYFYSSVLSTALNHTVWEIIAAYKAGTLDDKIMQMQYKDSLQTFDVALN
- a CDS encoding DUF4368 domain-containing protein; protein product: MMFCADCGAKMYNHRTGGYEKKDADGNPTGKYTNAQDNYHCSTYSLNKTNFVDKCTQHHIRTDVVRELILETIKATCGFVREHEEEFIAKVRNASEIQRADAAKSLQKRLSKEEKRIIELNQLIKKIYEDNVKGKLSDKRFEILLEEYENEQSNLEESVANLQSKLSSYTEDSNRVDKFVELVHKYTDFTELTTPMIHEFVDKIVVHEADKSSGVRMQQIDIYLKYVGKLDAPMKELTPEEFKVEEKKRKKRAWNRNYMRRKYEKEKAEREALELQKAAE
- a CDS encoding NB-ARC domain-containing protein; translation: MILNYAILLEFLNDQNVQGQEVAEWLGTVPETISRIKNNNKNMIKGIAPENFYINVFCKKDSLKDYQGIKCLYSFLESKDCITDYIHNEYLNYEKKYKIDSSSAAKDFLMTILRETSYNKNKDASESKKANQLISAVQESTATSIRFNKFKNPIQNNTFFGRKKMFDDIRRILEEEGTCIVYGIGGLGKSYCSLKYALEYANDYSQIQQVIFSTDIKSTLLKIPFNGLDESHLTEDEILEKRFSILATFSEDTLLIIDNMDIMPADKDNYERLKQLSMHVIFTTRETQIDASKFQLPIEPLSKEEQLELFTHYGQFNITPEDLPAYYNLFEMVQGHTLLLELIAKTMAAETLTPEEMTAILYSPEDDDISKIPIEKDNQYQQEKMNKFVSKLFDTSKLSDPQKEILMKLSLTSISGIRQRLFKQLLSCDNSNINALISQSWIIQNRPGSADSFKIHLHPVIRSAVVNNTEPAIENCHSFTYKIVSLLKEAQNSISICDKTDLCDIIANSSDMFSFGIKDIDLLFDMAQILWGNFFYTYAYKVYLIGISILKEL
- a CDS encoding site-specific integrase produces the protein MGKAKAKEMLFWTKEEYTKFADAIKDKPISYYAFEILYWTGVRMSEMLALERGDINLEKRTLKIDKQVQRIDGIEYTTTPKTDKGNRVIELPEFLYNELEDYFGMIYKIDEHTRLFNITKSYLHHEMDRGSKAAGVKRIRIHDLRYPNVWISFGIHMNAVH